A part of Kitasatospora acidiphila genomic DNA contains:
- a CDS encoding TolB family protein: MAVRRRRGSTAALALTAALSVGSALLLTACGPDDTASSAASSPAATLTASSAPTGKGTAPSPSAARSGTPAAGGSATPSGPAAPTRGTGVPHLTISNGTDLVQMPDAVVDFHTQVRDLAWAPDGSAAVFISGNGDLVTAKPDGTGRIVVAKNPGGQTWSHPTWVMTMPDPQVGLPHRNTIIFTADQGGTTRLMQVRGDTTNGTPAALPLSAGAPGDNGPVTLPQTANTWADAGGTHGSIAYENTADGSVYIRDDYTRQQGYKLTAGSEPALSPDGNEVVFVRSVGGHDHLFEVQLGQNTITPQDLTPKATTDYTEPAFSPDGKEITARTPNGTATLPADGSLTPHPGAYTVPGLPAYRP, translated from the coding sequence ATGGCCGTCCGCCGTCGCCGCGGTTCCACCGCCGCCCTGGCCCTCACCGCCGCCCTGAGCGTCGGCTCCGCCCTGCTGCTGACGGCCTGCGGGCCGGACGACACCGCGTCGTCGGCCGCCTCCTCGCCCGCCGCGACGCTCACCGCCTCCTCGGCGCCCACCGGCAAGGGCACCGCACCCAGCCCGTCCGCCGCCCGCTCGGGCACCCCGGCCGCCGGCGGCAGCGCCACCCCGAGCGGACCCGCCGCCCCGACCCGCGGCACCGGCGTCCCGCACCTGACCATCAGCAACGGCACCGACCTGGTGCAGATGCCCGACGCCGTCGTCGACTTCCACACCCAGGTGCGCGACCTCGCCTGGGCCCCGGACGGCAGCGCGGCGGTGTTCATCAGCGGCAACGGCGACCTGGTGACCGCCAAGCCGGACGGCACCGGCCGGATCGTGGTCGCCAAGAACCCGGGCGGCCAGACCTGGTCGCACCCCACCTGGGTGATGACCATGCCCGATCCCCAGGTCGGCCTCCCGCACCGGAACACCATCATCTTCACCGCCGACCAGGGCGGCACCACCAGGCTGATGCAGGTGCGGGGCGACACCACCAACGGCACCCCCGCCGCGCTGCCGCTCAGCGCCGGCGCCCCCGGCGACAACGGACCCGTCACCCTGCCGCAGACCGCCAACACCTGGGCGGACGCGGGCGGCACCCACGGCAGCATCGCCTACGAGAACACCGCCGACGGCTCGGTCTACATCCGCGACGACTACACGCGCCAGCAGGGCTACAAGCTCACCGCGGGCTCCGAGCCGGCGCTCTCGCCGGACGGCAACGAGGTGGTCTTCGTCCGCTCGGTCGGCGGCCACGACCACCTCTTCGAGGTGCAGCTGGGCCAGAACACGATCACCCCCCAGGACCTCACCCCCAAGGCGACCACCGACTACACCGAGCCCGCCTTCTCGCCGGACGGCAAGGAGATCACCGCCCGCACCCCGAACGGCACGGCCACCCTGCCCGCCGACGGTTCGCTGACCCCGCACCCGGGCGCCTACACCGTGCCCGGCCTGCCCGCCTACCGCCCCTGA
- a CDS encoding oxygenase MpaB family protein has product MTTTPSSAPFPGRLVNYEAAKAEHGERAEHMARKLAIGDPLADAVIAELDSLGKDGRRLLNQGLADGLDSLGDPPPAIAALLRQLETLPDWADRDALAAGDRVAHLVPPLWNTLAFSAGSLSHTYSSPSIARLLVQTGKLDTMAARRLAETSLWRITAILPGGLHRGAAGYLQTAQVRLLHARVRATALKHGWETESWGLPINQVDVARTWLDFTVVPYSFLAAVGFVLTDEEQRSLYEYWWHVAHLLGLDEGFFLGMRSHAEASALADLLDSTIDAPDDNSRVLNRALYDATADFLADAPRSTFTKESARDLLHAVARHFHGDAIADALGVPHSGAAAALPALAAGHAQARRYQSLVPGAAELERAANIQAYTAIAASVQGATAYQSHIM; this is encoded by the coding sequence ATGACGACGACCCCCAGTTCAGCCCCGTTCCCCGGCCGGCTGGTCAACTACGAGGCGGCGAAGGCCGAGCACGGTGAGCGGGCCGAGCACATGGCCCGCAAGCTCGCCATCGGCGACCCGCTCGCCGACGCCGTGATAGCCGAGCTGGACAGCCTGGGCAAGGACGGCCGCCGGCTCCTCAACCAGGGGCTCGCCGACGGCCTGGACAGCCTGGGCGATCCGCCCCCGGCGATCGCGGCACTGCTGCGCCAGCTCGAAACGCTGCCCGACTGGGCCGACCGGGACGCCCTGGCGGCCGGTGACCGGGTCGCGCACCTGGTGCCGCCGCTGTGGAACACGCTCGCCTTCTCGGCCGGTTCGCTGTCCCACACCTACAGCTCGCCGAGCATCGCCCGACTCCTCGTCCAGACCGGGAAGTTGGACACGATGGCGGCCCGGCGGCTGGCCGAGACCAGCCTGTGGAGGATCACGGCCATCCTCCCCGGCGGACTCCACCGCGGTGCGGCCGGCTACCTCCAGACCGCCCAAGTGCGGCTGCTGCACGCCCGAGTCCGGGCGACGGCGCTCAAGCACGGCTGGGAGACCGAGAGTTGGGGCCTGCCGATCAACCAGGTGGACGTCGCCCGCACTTGGCTCGACTTCACCGTGGTGCCGTACTCCTTCCTGGCGGCCGTGGGCTTCGTGCTGACCGACGAGGAGCAGCGCAGCCTCTACGAGTACTGGTGGCACGTCGCCCATCTCCTGGGCCTGGACGAGGGTTTCTTCCTCGGCATGCGCAGCCACGCCGAGGCGTCCGCACTGGCAGACCTGCTGGACTCCACGATCGACGCGCCCGACGACAACAGCCGGGTGCTCAACAGGGCCCTCTACGACGCCACGGCCGACTTCCTCGCCGACGCCCCCCGGTCGACCTTCACCAAGGAGTCGGCGCGGGACCTGCTGCACGCCGTGGCCCGCCACTTCCACGGCGACGCGATCGCCGACGCCCTCGGCGTCCCGCACTCCGGGGCCGCCGCCGCACTGCCCGCCCTGGCGGCCGGCCACGCCCAGGCCCGCCGCTACCAGTCGCTGGTCCCGGGGGCCGCGGAACTGGAGCGGGCGGCGAACATCCAGGCCTACACGGCCATCGCCGCCAGCGTGCAGGGCGCCACCGCCTACCAGTCCCACATCATGTGA
- the sepX gene encoding divisome protein SepX/GlpR, producing MSSSGLIYAVIVGAWAAYLVPMWLRRQDELNESRPTERFSTAIRLLAGRSALERRASRILGDDDPIDSAADGASDGGATGVPAEPSSTVPGAEPVRTGQPDRRARLLARRRRMVTLLFGAFALGAVIAAVAGVAFLWVPALPAVLLTLYIGHLRRLERQRCEVKLDRARAAAAAVGVRERERARAARLAETAPLAVPEEATEPIEPAQAIATAAAVAEPERPEPAGRQDLVEATDHEEWVDGLRERAAADPDSWEPVPVPLPTYVTAPVAPRVNRALDLAAPGAWAAQAGGPRTAEGPRTPLFDQYQDPAAHTRPRAANE from the coding sequence GTGAGCAGTAGCGGCCTCATCTACGCGGTCATCGTAGGGGCCTGGGCTGCCTATCTGGTGCCCATGTGGCTCCGCAGGCAGGACGAGCTCAACGAATCGCGCCCGACAGAACGTTTCAGCACCGCCATCCGCCTGCTGGCCGGGCGATCGGCACTGGAGCGGCGGGCGTCCCGGATCCTGGGCGACGACGACCCCATCGACTCCGCCGCCGACGGCGCGTCCGACGGCGGCGCCACCGGCGTGCCCGCCGAGCCCTCGTCGACGGTGCCCGGGGCCGAGCCGGTCCGGACCGGACAGCCCGACCGCCGGGCCCGGCTGCTGGCCCGGCGGCGCCGGATGGTCACCCTGCTCTTCGGCGCCTTCGCGCTCGGCGCGGTGATCGCGGCGGTGGCCGGGGTCGCCTTCCTCTGGGTGCCGGCACTGCCCGCGGTGCTGCTCACCCTCTACATCGGCCACCTGCGCCGACTTGAGCGCCAGCGCTGCGAGGTCAAGCTCGACCGGGCCCGCGCCGCGGCCGCCGCCGTGGGAGTGCGCGAGCGCGAGCGCGCCAGGGCCGCCCGGCTCGCCGAGACGGCCCCGCTCGCGGTGCCCGAGGAGGCCACCGAGCCGATCGAGCCGGCGCAGGCGATCGCCACCGCCGCGGCCGTCGCCGAGCCGGAGCGGCCCGAGCCGGCCGGCCGGCAGGACTTGGTGGAGGCGACCGACCACGAGGAGTGGGTCGACGGGCTGCGCGAGCGGGCCGCCGCCGACCCTGACTCCTGGGAGCCGGTCCCGGTGCCGCTGCCCACCTATGTGACCGCCCCCGTGGCCCCTCGGGTCAACCGCGCCCTGGACCTCGCGGCCCCCGGCGCCTGGGCGGCACAGGCGGGCGGCCCGCGCACCGCGGAGGGCCCCCGTACCCCGCTGTTCGACCAGTACCAGGACCCGGCCGCGCACACCCGCCCCCGCGCCGCCAACGAGTAG
- a CDS encoding GNAT family N-acetyltransferase produces MSGGWPVELREGDVVLRPIRLRDQRAWQEASRRNRDWLRRWEATVPPAPTGRTAGPRPTYRQMVRYLRSEAAAGRMLPFVLTYQGRLVGQLTVGGITWGSMCSANIGYWIDEAVAGRGIMPTAVAMAVDHCFQALGLHRIEVCIRPENRPSRRVVEKLDFRSEGMRPRYLHIDGDWRDHLVYALTAEEIPEGLLRRWRLR; encoded by the coding sequence CTGAGCGGCGGCTGGCCGGTGGAGCTGCGCGAGGGCGATGTGGTGCTGCGGCCGATCCGGCTGCGGGACCAGCGGGCCTGGCAGGAGGCGAGCCGGCGGAACCGGGACTGGCTGCGGCGCTGGGAGGCCACCGTGCCGCCCGCGCCGACCGGGCGCACCGCCGGGCCGCGGCCGACCTACCGTCAGATGGTGCGCTACCTGCGCAGCGAGGCGGCGGCGGGGCGGATGCTGCCCTTCGTGCTGACCTACCAGGGGCGCCTGGTGGGCCAGTTGACGGTGGGCGGGATCACCTGGGGCTCGATGTGCTCGGCCAACATCGGCTACTGGATCGACGAGGCGGTGGCCGGGCGGGGGATCATGCCGACCGCCGTGGCGATGGCCGTCGACCACTGCTTCCAGGCGCTGGGACTGCACCGGATCGAGGTGTGCATCCGGCCGGAGAACCGGCCCAGCCGCCGGGTGGTGGAGAAACTCGACTTCCGCTCCGAGGGAATGCGGCCGCGCTATCTGCACATCGACGGGGACTGGCGCGACCATCTGGTGTACGCGCTGACGGCGGAGGAGATCCCCGAAGGGCTGCTCCGGCGTTGGCGTTTGAGGTAA
- a CDS encoding MogA/MoaB family molybdenum cofactor biosynthesis protein, giving the protein MRALAITVSNRAAAGVYQDKGGPLLVEGLRAMGFEADGPQLVPDGEPVLAALLAAVAAGYEVVLTTGGTGISPMDLTPEMTAQVIDRQIPGIAEAIRAYGREKVPTSALSRGLAGLAGRTVIVNLPGSTGGVKDGLAVLAPLLPHAVDQLAGGDHPRPAAGAEGSTS; this is encoded by the coding sequence ATGAGAGCGCTGGCGATCACCGTCTCCAACCGCGCCGCGGCCGGGGTGTACCAGGACAAGGGCGGGCCGCTGCTGGTCGAGGGCCTGCGCGCGATGGGCTTCGAGGCGGACGGTCCGCAGCTGGTGCCGGACGGCGAGCCGGTGCTGGCGGCGCTGCTGGCGGCCGTCGCGGCCGGCTACGAGGTGGTGCTGACCACCGGCGGCACCGGGATCTCCCCGATGGACCTGACCCCGGAGATGACCGCCCAGGTGATCGACCGTCAGATCCCGGGCATCGCGGAGGCGATCCGGGCGTACGGCCGGGAGAAGGTGCCCACCTCGGCGCTCTCCCGGGGCCTGGCCGGCCTGGCGGGCCGGACCGTGATCGTCAACCTGCCCGGCTCCACCGGCGGGGTCAAGGACGGCCTGGCGGTGCTGGCGCCGCTGCTGCCGCACGCCGTGGACCAACTGGCCGGCGGGGACCATCCGCGCCCGGCGGCCGGTGCCGAGGGGAGCACCAGCTGA